The nucleotide sequence TTGCTTAGGAACGAAGTAGTACATGATGCCCAGGAAGCCCGCCGTCAGGAAGAAACCTACCGCATTGTGGCCCCACCACCATTGAATCATCGCATCAACGGTACCAGCCCAAACAGAGTAAGACTTGGTCAGTGATACTGGTGTTTGCAGGTTGTTGCCGATGTACAGGATAGCAACCATGATCATGAACGCCGCGAAGAACCAGTTAGCAACATAAATGTGGCTTTCTTTACGGATCGCAACAGTACCCAGGAAGTTGATGGTATAAGCAACCCATACCAGCACAACCATAATATCGATTGGCCATTCCAGTTCGGCGTACTCTTTAGCGGATGTCATGCCCAGTGGCAGAGTGATCGCCGCCGCAACAATAATCGCGTTCCAGCCCCAGAAGGTGAACGACGCTAATGTGTCTGAGAACAGACGCGTGCGACAGGTACGTTGAACAATGTAGTAGGAGGTTGCAAATAATGCAGAACCACCAAAGGCGAAAATAACCGCATTGGTGTGTAACGGACGTAAACGACCGAACGATAACCAAGGGGTATCAAAGTTTAATGCAGGCCATGCCAGCTGGGCAGCGATTAAAACACCGACTGCCATGCCAACAATGCCCCAAACTACAGTCATAATGGCAAATTGTCTTACCACCTTGTAGTTGTACTCGGGATGGTCAAATGCTGTGCTCATGATCATATTCCATTTAACAGCGAGGGTTGAGGGTTAAAAAATCGGTGCGACATTATCCGCGCAGAAACTGCTATTTGCAATTTAAAGTCAGAAAAAACGCATGATTTTCAGCAGCTTAAGCCACATTTTTTGTGATTATTTGCTCGCTATTGAGAATGGCTCTCAACACCACCGCTCCTCAGCCAAGCTTATCACTTCGTTACTCCAGAGTAGCCCGAAAAGAACTACCTGAAACCACAGACTGAATATTAAATTGGTGCCCAGTCAAAATATTGATATAACGCAATAGATGTAAAGAAGTGACAGAGAAATGTCCTTGTTTTGTAAGTGGTTAAAGAATCCGCAGTAGATAAAATGAATGGAGTGATGTGTGAGTAATCAGTATTTACAGGACGGTAATCCGGATCACCCTCTGGTCTTTCTGGCACATGGCGCCGGCGCCGGTATGAATAGTACTTTTATGCAGCAAATGGCTCAGTGGTTGGCTGAGTTGGATCTATATGTGGTGCGCTTTGATTTTCCTTATATGCAGAAGCGTGAGCAGGATGGCAAAAAGCGCCCGCCAGATCGTGCATCCAAACTGTTGCAGGCCTACCAGGAGGTGATTCAGGAATTTGATCGTCCTTGTGTCGTGGCCGGCAAATCCATGGGAGGCCGGATGGCGACTTTATTAGCGGCTGAACAGGATCAGCCCCTGATTAAAGGATGCGCTGCATTGGGCTATCCCTTTCACCCATTAGGCAAGCCCGACAACCTTCGTACCGAACATTTGCAGGCGTTATCTTGCCCGACGCTGATTCTACAGGGCACGCGTGACAAAATGGGAAATCAGAAAGAAGTGGGTAGTTATTCACTCGCCGATGAACTGATGATTCAGTGGTTGCCGGATGGTGACCATGATTTAAAGCCGAGAAAAGCCAGTGGCTTTACTCATGAGAGAAATATACAAGCTGCGGCACAAAGCCTGGCTGAGTTCTCCCGGGCTATTCTCACTCGCTGAAAAATGCCCGGGTTAAGCGCTGTGAATAACGCCGAAAGAAATAAGCAGGAGAAGAGTTACGCTGTCAGAATGGTAATTTTTTCCTGCTGTTCCAAAATTGGCTGAATGGCACCAATAACATCCTGGCGTGCTTTGGAGTGAGACCATTGATTCCACGCTTCAGCGCTTTGCCAGTTAGTAATGATAAAGCGATGGTTGGGTTTGTTGGCATCTTTATAGGTCGCGCCAGAAATATAGCCATCCGCTTCTAAAATTGCGCGCAGTGTACTTTTAATAGCCTGCTCATAGGTTGACTCCATACC is from Bacterioplanoides sp. SCSIO 12839 and encodes:
- a CDS encoding alpha/beta fold hydrolase, which translates into the protein MSNQYLQDGNPDHPLVFLAHGAGAGMNSTFMQQMAQWLAELDLYVVRFDFPYMQKREQDGKKRPPDRASKLLQAYQEVIQEFDRPCVVAGKSMGGRMATLLAAEQDQPLIKGCAALGYPFHPLGKPDNLRTEHLQALSCPTLILQGTRDKMGNQKEVGSYSLADELMIQWLPDGDHDLKPRKASGFTHERNIQAAAQSLAEFSRAILTR
- a CDS encoding antibiotic biosynthesis monooxygenase, encoding MIKVIIERVIADGMESTYEQAIKSTLRAILEADGYISGATYKDANKPNHRFIITNWQSAEAWNQWSHSKARQDVIGAIQPILEQQEKITILTA